A DNA window from Halomonas zincidurans B6 contains the following coding sequences:
- the rpoS gene encoding RNA polymerase sigma factor RpoS — translation MSMLERDLQEVDLNEVNAGVEVVDDGDAKQEEAFEKALSREESSYHQSLDATQIYLNEIGFSPLLTPEQEVHFGRLAQKGDPAGRQRMIESNLRLVVKIARRYLNRGLSLLDLIEEGNLGLIRAVEKFDPERGFRFSTYATWWIRQTIERALMNQTRTIRLPIHVVKELNIYLRAARELTQKLDHEATAEEIAEFLDKPVGAVKRMMGLNERVSSVDYPLGGESDKPLIETLADENDSGPESSLVDGDVKQHVDDWLAELTDKQMEVVVRRFGLRGHEAATLEEVGEEIGLTRERVRQIQVEALKKLRRVLDKQGLSLDAIFE, via the coding sequence ATGAGCATGCTTGAACGGGACCTTCAAGAAGTCGATCTCAACGAAGTGAATGCCGGCGTCGAGGTCGTCGACGACGGCGATGCCAAGCAGGAGGAAGCCTTCGAGAAGGCGCTTAGCCGCGAAGAGAGCAGCTACCACCAAAGCCTCGACGCCACCCAGATCTACCTCAATGAAATCGGGTTTTCCCCGTTGCTGACGCCCGAGCAGGAAGTGCATTTCGGGCGCCTCGCCCAGAAGGGCGATCCCGCCGGGCGGCAACGCATGATCGAGTCCAACCTGCGACTGGTGGTCAAGATCGCCCGACGTTATCTCAATCGCGGCCTGTCGCTACTGGATCTGATCGAGGAGGGCAATCTGGGCCTGATTCGCGCGGTCGAGAAGTTCGACCCCGAGCGCGGTTTTCGTTTTTCGACCTACGCGACCTGGTGGATTCGCCAGACCATCGAACGGGCGCTGATGAACCAGACCCGCACCATCCGCCTGCCGATTCACGTCGTCAAGGAACTCAACATCTACCTGCGCGCCGCCCGCGAGCTGACCCAGAAGCTCGACCACGAGGCGACCGCCGAGGAGATCGCCGAATTCCTCGACAAGCCGGTGGGCGCGGTCAAGCGGATGATGGGACTCAACGAGCGTGTCTCGTCGGTGGATTATCCGCTCGGCGGCGAGAGCGACAAGCCGCTGATCGAGACCCTGGCCGACGAGAACGACAGTGGTCCGGAATCCTCGCTCGTCGATGGAGACGTCAAGCAGCATGTCGACGACTGGCTGGCCGAGCTGACCGACAAGCAGATGGAGGTGGTCGTCCGCCGCTTTGGTCTGCGTGGTCACGAGGCGGCGACGCTCGAGGAGGTCGGCGAGGAGATCGGCCTGACCCGTGAGCGGGTGCGTCAGATCCAGGTCGAGGCGTTGAAGAAGCTGCGCCGCGTGCTGGATAAGCAGGGCCTCTCGCTGGACGCAATCTTCGAGTGA
- a CDS encoding peptidoglycan DD-metalloendopeptidase family protein yields the protein MRKAFLVSLLTLTVAGCASSGSAPQVSDLSVSRNQQPKQAVTVQSGDTLYGIAWRNNMDFRELARINGISPPYRIEPGQTLRLDAGAGSRGQALASAGASGTQASAMGNASSAQAAEQNPDWLAPDTQTIERNRRLSGEPLDGGTASQAPSSQVLAGVGGAAGPGPIYNFESPGADGQLSERERQEQAAIARERAQRAATETANTADRAASENSVATSDTQASSSSAITDSQQRSTPAGQSAPGASQSGSSTSGATDAGTAVAGEANEPNAQQRSYSPVENIPWQWPAEGEVVGRFGDGSNITAGIDIAGQKGQPVKAAGPGIVVYAGDGVRGYGNLILIKHNDRFLSAYAHNDSLKVKENDVVKAGEVIATMGNTDADGVKLHFEVRKEGQPQDPLEYLPSR from the coding sequence ATGCGCAAGGCCTTTCTGGTTTCGCTGCTGACCCTGACTGTGGCGGGCTGCGCCTCGTCCGGCAGTGCCCCTCAGGTCAGCGACCTGTCCGTCAGCCGCAATCAGCAACCCAAGCAAGCGGTCACCGTGCAGTCCGGCGATACCCTCTACGGCATCGCCTGGCGCAACAACATGGACTTTCGTGAGCTGGCGCGGATCAACGGCATCTCGCCACCCTATCGTATCGAGCCCGGCCAGACCCTGCGTCTAGACGCCGGGGCCGGCTCCCGGGGTCAGGCGCTGGCGTCCGCGGGGGCGTCGGGTACGCAAGCGAGCGCGATGGGCAACGCGTCCTCTGCCCAGGCGGCTGAACAGAACCCCGACTGGCTGGCCCCGGACACCCAGACGATCGAGCGTAACCGGCGACTGTCCGGCGAACCGCTGGACGGGGGAACGGCATCGCAGGCGCCCAGCAGCCAGGTGCTGGCGGGCGTCGGTGGCGCTGCCGGCCCCGGCCCCATCTACAACTTCGAGAGCCCGGGCGCCGATGGCCAGCTCAGCGAGCGCGAACGTCAGGAGCAGGCCGCTATCGCCCGTGAGCGGGCGCAGCGTGCCGCAACCGAAACCGCGAATACGGCTGACCGTGCCGCGAGCGAAAACTCGGTGGCAACGAGCGACACACAGGCGTCATCTTCCTCGGCTATAACGGACAGCCAGCAGCGTTCGACGCCCGCTGGCCAGAGCGCACCGGGTGCGTCGCAGTCCGGTTCATCGACCTCGGGCGCGACCGACGCCGGCACGGCGGTCGCCGGTGAGGCGAACGAGCCGAACGCGCAGCAGCGCAGCTACTCGCCGGTCGAGAATATCCCCTGGCAATGGCCCGCCGAGGGCGAGGTTGTTGGACGTTTTGGTGATGGATCTAACATCACCGCCGGCATTGATATAGCCGGGCAAAAGGGGCAACCTGTCAAAGCGGCAGGGCCGGGTATCGTGGTCTACGCAGGAGACGGCGTACGTGGCTATGGCAATCTCATTCTTATCAAGCACAACGATCGTTTTCTGAGTGCCTATGCGCACAACGACAGCCTTAAGGTCAAGGAAAACGACGTGGTCAAGGCGGGAGAAGTGATCGCCACCATGGGTAATACCGATGCCGATGGCGTCAAGTTGCACTTTGAGGTACGCAAGGAAGGCCAGCCTCAAGATCCCCTCGAGTACCTGCCATCGCGTTGA
- a CDS encoding DUF368 domain-containing protein codes for MKRTVSLFFKGAGMGAADAVPGVSGGTIAFVTGIYEELIDTIRRFGPDALGAWRRDGARGLTRHLNLAFLIPLMLGIAMSLVSVAHLVTYLMDNQPLLLNAFFFGLVLASAVVVTRHIDGWRLWHVLLLGLGVLLAQLLPGLMPALGGLGALKLVVAGAIAISAMLLPGISGSFLLLSMGLYGTVMTGIKSLDISLILQFGLGCLIGLVTFSRLLAWLFRHYHAATLQLLAGFIVGSLPLLWPWREMTRYQLGPEQQLIPLDYRFLWPQEYASLTGDPAQLWSALALMAVGLVLVLAVGERSTSSFKEH; via the coding sequence TTGAAACGAACAGTCTCGCTGTTCTTCAAGGGCGCCGGGATGGGCGCCGCCGATGCGGTACCGGGCGTTTCGGGAGGAACCATCGCCTTTGTCACCGGCATCTACGAAGAACTCATCGACACCATCCGGCGCTTCGGCCCGGACGCCTTGGGCGCCTGGCGTCGCGATGGCGCGCGCGGTCTGACGCGCCATCTCAATCTGGCGTTCTTGATCCCGCTGATGCTGGGCATCGCCATGAGCCTGGTCAGCGTCGCCCACCTGGTCACCTACCTGATGGACAATCAGCCACTGTTGCTCAACGCCTTCTTCTTCGGCCTGGTGCTCGCGTCGGCGGTGGTGGTCACCCGCCATATCGACGGTTGGCGGCTGTGGCATGTGCTGCTACTGGGGCTGGGCGTGCTGCTGGCGCAGCTGTTGCCGGGTCTGATGCCGGCGCTGGGTGGGCTCGGCGCTCTCAAGCTGGTGGTTGCCGGGGCGATTGCCATCAGCGCCATGCTGCTGCCCGGCATATCGGGCAGTTTCCTGTTGCTGAGCATGGGCCTTTACGGCACGGTAATGACGGGCATTAAGAGTCTTGATATAAGCCTGATCCTGCAGTTCGGACTCGGCTGTTTGATCGGGCTGGTGACGTTCTCGCGGCTGCTGGCGTGGCTGTTTCGCCATTACCATGCCGCCACGTTGCAGCTGCTGGCCGGGTTCATTGTCGGCTCGCTGCCGTTGCTCTGGCCATGGCGAGAAATGACGCGTTACCAACTGGGCCCCGAGCAACAGCTCATACCGCTCGACTATCGCTTTCTGTGGCCCCAGGAGTATGCCTCGCTGACCGGTGACCCGGCCCAGTTGTGGTCGGCGCTGGCGCTCATGGCCGTTGGCCTGGTGCTGGTACTGGCGGTGGGCGAACGTTCCACGTCATCCTTCAAGGAGCATTGA
- the alr gene encoding alanine racemase, whose amino-acid sequence MARPLHADIDLDALRHNYRLARDLAPSSQALAVIKADAYGHGAVACARALEDLAPAFAVASLEEAAVLREAGIAKPIVLLEGIFAHDELERVDAWGLWLVVHSEWQVAALLDYRPRRPIPTWLKVDSGMHRLGFDPARAKALWQRLRAVPERVTALHLMTHFATADALEPGYFQYQLGMIEALAQRLGAPTCLANSPATLAWPQAHGAWNRPGVMLYGSNPLVGENDATRDLRPVMTLRSELIAVREIATGEPVGYGGRWRAPRPSRIGVVAAGYGDGYDRHAADGTPVLVDGQRCSLAGKVSMDMLTVDITDLPGADIGSRVVLWGEDAADGTRLSIDEVARHCDTVSYTLLTGILPRVPRRYRQS is encoded by the coding sequence ATGGCCCGGCCGCTCCATGCCGATATCGATCTCGACGCGCTTCGCCACAATTATCGCCTGGCACGCGATCTGGCGCCTTCCAGCCAGGCGCTGGCGGTGATCAAGGCCGATGCCTATGGGCATGGCGCCGTGGCCTGTGCCCGGGCGCTCGAGGATCTGGCGCCGGCCTTCGCCGTTGCCAGTCTCGAAGAGGCCGCCGTGTTGCGCGAGGCGGGAATCGCCAAGCCCATCGTGCTGCTCGAGGGAATCTTTGCCCATGACGAGCTCGAACGGGTCGATGCATGGGGATTGTGGCTCGTCGTGCACAGCGAGTGGCAGGTCGCGGCGCTGCTCGATTACCGGCCGCGCCGGCCGATTCCGACCTGGCTCAAGGTCGACTCCGGCATGCACCGGCTGGGCTTCGATCCGGCGCGGGCTAAGGCGCTATGGCAACGCCTTCGCGCCGTGCCCGAGCGGGTCACGGCGCTGCACCTGATGACCCATTTCGCCACCGCCGATGCGCTGGAGCCGGGCTATTTCCAATACCAGCTAGGGATGATCGAGGCGCTGGCGCAGCGACTCGGCGCGCCGACCTGTCTGGCCAACTCGCCGGCGACGCTGGCCTGGCCACAAGCGCATGGCGCCTGGAATCGCCCCGGGGTGATGCTCTACGGCAGCAACCCGCTCGTGGGCGAGAACGATGCCACGCGGGACCTCAGGCCGGTGATGACGCTGCGCTCCGAGTTGATCGCGGTCCGCGAGATCGCCACCGGCGAGCCGGTGGGTTACGGCGGGCGCTGGCGAGCGCCGCGGCCGTCGCGGATCGGCGTGGTCGCCGCCGGCTATGGCGACGGTTACGATCGCCACGCCGCCGACGGCACCCCGGTGCTGGTCGACGGCCAGCGCTGTTCGCTGGCCGGCAAGGTCTCCATGGATATGTTGACGGTGGATATCACCGATTTGCCCGGGGCCGACATCGGCAGTCGCGTGGTGCTCTGGGGCGAGGATGCGGCCGACGGCACGCGGCTGTCGATCGACGAGGTCGCCCGGCACTGCGACACCGTCAGCTATACGCTGCTGACCGGGATATTGCCACGGGTGCCGCGGCGCTACCGCCAATCCTGA
- a CDS encoding TolC family outer membrane protein yields MPSRSVSLPHPSPRSGFARRLLFVLVASALGAQAQAADLATIARDAMKNNADLASSRATFKSVEEARDVQRGDLLPQVNATANAANNRTFESQTSTARAGASPNDDNYNSASVGIEATQALFDATNWYELQRAEEQIGQQALVLEGERQQTLYDVAEAYFNILQARDILAARVAQEKAISRQLEQAREQFEVGLIAITDVNEAQASYDLARAQRIAAESDLQVSFESLERLTGKRYDAISTLSETLPIEVPQPSSRDAWVTLAMDNSPILLAANQAINVANRDVDVARAGYLPSLDAYASYDYADSDNEYLVGESSGAEIGLRGSWAIFNGGSTSAQINSNTYQLEATQYDFESQRRLTIQQVRSLYTQVVNDVETVEAQQQAIVSNRSALEATRSGYEVGTRNIVDVLDAEQRLYTALANYAEARYSYVIDLLALRRESGILETATLQALSEWLQTGEEVRLALPNEEGGRYKAMMDIGEPPTPPSE; encoded by the coding sequence ATGCCGTCACGTTCCGTCTCACTTCCGCACCCGTCGCCGCGGTCGGGCTTTGCCCGGCGGCTATTGTTCGTGCTGGTCGCTTCCGCATTGGGTGCCCAGGCCCAGGCTGCCGATCTCGCCACGATTGCCCGCGATGCCATGAAAAACAATGCCGATCTGGCCTCTTCGCGCGCCACGTTCAAGAGCGTCGAGGAAGCGCGTGATGTCCAGCGTGGCGATCTGTTGCCGCAGGTCAACGCTACCGCCAATGCCGCCAACAACCGCACGTTCGAGAGCCAGACAAGCACTGCGCGCGCCGGGGCGTCGCCCAACGACGATAACTACAATTCGGCAAGTGTCGGTATCGAGGCCACCCAGGCGTTGTTCGATGCGACCAACTGGTACGAATTGCAACGCGCCGAGGAGCAGATCGGCCAGCAGGCGCTGGTGCTGGAGGGCGAGCGCCAGCAGACGCTCTACGACGTTGCCGAGGCGTACTTCAATATCCTTCAGGCGCGCGATATCCTCGCTGCGCGGGTCGCCCAGGAGAAGGCGATCAGTCGTCAGCTCGAGCAGGCCCGCGAGCAGTTCGAGGTCGGCTTGATCGCGATCACCGACGTTAACGAGGCGCAGGCCAGCTATGACCTGGCGCGTGCCCAGCGCATCGCCGCCGAGAGCGATCTGCAGGTCAGCTTCGAGTCGCTCGAGCGGCTTACCGGCAAGCGTTACGACGCCATCAGTACGCTGTCCGAGACATTGCCCATCGAAGTTCCCCAGCCCAGCTCCCGGGATGCCTGGGTGACCCTGGCAATGGACAACAGCCCGATCCTGCTGGCCGCCAACCAGGCCATCAATGTCGCCAATCGCGACGTCGATGTCGCGCGGGCGGGCTACCTGCCGAGTCTCGACGCCTACGCCAGCTACGACTACGCGGACAGCGACAACGAATACCTCGTGGGCGAGAGCTCGGGTGCCGAGATCGGCCTGCGCGGTTCATGGGCGATCTTCAACGGCGGGAGCACCAGTGCCCAGATAAATAGCAATACCTATCAACTCGAGGCCACACAATACGACTTCGAATCGCAGCGTCGCTTGACCATTCAGCAGGTTCGCTCGCTGTACACTCAAGTGGTCAACGACGTCGAGACCGTCGAGGCCCAGCAGCAGGCGATCGTCTCCAATCGCAGCGCCCTGGAGGCCACACGCTCCGGTTACGAGGTAGGCACGCGCAACATCGTCGACGTGCTCGACGCCGAGCAGCGCCTGTATACCGCCCTGGCCAACTATGCCGAGGCGCGCTACAGCTACGTCATCGACCTGTTGGCCTTGCGCCGTGAGTCGGGCATTCTCGAGACCGCGACCTTGCAGGCCCTCAGCGAGTGGCTGCAGACCGGCGAGGAAGTTCGCCTCGCTCTGCCCAACGAAGAGGGCGGTCGCTACAAGGCGATGATGGACATCGGCGAGCCGCCGACGCCACCCAGCGAATAA